A single genomic interval of Halobacillus halophilus DSM 2266 harbors:
- a CDS encoding alpha/beta fold hydrolase produces the protein MPFLQLKDGTELYYQDQGSGKPLLMIHGVWMSSRFFKEQVPFFQQKYRVINLDLRGHGQSSKTEDGHTVAQYARDAAEVIDLLQLEDVTLLGWSMGAFVIWEYLHQFGEEKVKATVIVDELASDFKWDDFEIGAFDLPALTGMMREIQTNQEGLLRGFIPLMFKEEVEEEELAWMIEETTKVPASVASAILFDQSIIDCRPYLPSITVPTLLCFGREEKLIPLAAGEHLKNEIPNSQLEVFESSCHCPFLEESERFNKVVDSFIASSHK, from the coding sequence ATGCCTTTTTTGCAGCTTAAGGACGGAACCGAGTTGTATTATCAGGATCAGGGGTCTGGCAAGCCATTACTAATGATTCATGGGGTTTGGATGAGCAGCCGTTTCTTTAAAGAACAGGTACCTTTTTTTCAACAAAAATACAGAGTTATAAACCTGGATCTTCGCGGTCATGGGCAATCATCTAAAACAGAAGATGGTCACACGGTAGCCCAATATGCGAGAGACGCAGCTGAGGTAATTGATTTGCTGCAGCTTGAGGATGTTACTTTACTTGGATGGTCAATGGGAGCCTTTGTTATTTGGGAGTATCTCCATCAATTTGGTGAGGAAAAGGTGAAAGCTACCGTAATTGTTGATGAACTCGCTTCTGATTTTAAATGGGATGATTTTGAGATCGGAGCTTTTGACCTCCCTGCATTGACAGGAATGATGCGTGAGATCCAAACGAATCAGGAAGGGCTCCTGAGAGGATTTATCCCATTGATGTTCAAGGAAGAAGTTGAAGAGGAAGAATTAGCCTGGATGATAGAAGAGACAACCAAAGTTCCAGCTTCAGTAGCCAGTGCTATTCTATTTGATCAATCCATTATTGACTGTCGTCCTTATCTTCCTTCGATAACTGTTCCAACTTTATTGTGCTTTGGTCGAGAGGAAAAATTGATTCCTTTAGCTGCAGGAGAGCATTTAAAAAATGAAATCCCTAACTCACAGTTAGAGGTCTTTGAATCGAGCTGTCATTGCCCATTTCTCGAAGAATCGGAGCGGTTTAACAAGGTTGTCGATTCATTCATTGCCTCTTCTCATAAATAA
- a CDS encoding branched-chain amino acid transaminase produces the protein MRYLFDVNRFVDERALSVSIKNKGLNYGLGCFEGIRGFWNEEQQQLFVFRLEDHLKRFHQSGKSLFIPIPYSVPDLTQIIRRLLVLNQEMADVYIRPVCFKGSDTLRPNLSDPYNHLGIFTTVLDYKPKEALKTCISSWTRMGSNMIPPQVKPTGGYLNSALAINEAELNGFDEAIFLTKEGNISEGATENIFIVRDNQVLTPPVSDDILPGITRDTVCTILKNEFGIIVQEKSFTRVEVYEADEVFFTGTAIGIKPVIEVDRRVIRNGRVGSLTKQIQGIYDQIVRGKMKEYLDYSFPVY, from the coding sequence ATGAGGTATCTGTTTGACGTGAACCGATTTGTAGATGAGCGTGCGTTGTCGGTCAGTATAAAAAATAAAGGACTTAATTACGGTTTGGGCTGCTTTGAAGGAATTAGAGGGTTTTGGAACGAAGAACAGCAGCAGTTATTTGTTTTCCGTTTGGAAGATCACTTAAAAAGATTCCATCAATCAGGAAAAAGTTTATTTATTCCGATCCCTTATTCAGTCCCCGATTTAACACAAATCATTCGCAGACTCCTAGTATTGAATCAAGAAATGGCTGATGTCTATATTCGCCCTGTATGCTTTAAAGGTTCAGATACCCTTCGCCCTAATTTGAGTGATCCATATAATCATCTGGGCATTTTTACTACAGTCTTAGACTATAAACCTAAGGAAGCTTTAAAAACATGCATATCCTCTTGGACGAGAATGGGGAGTAATATGATTCCTCCTCAAGTAAAACCAACGGGTGGGTACTTGAACTCCGCTCTTGCGATCAACGAAGCTGAGCTTAATGGGTTTGATGAAGCCATTTTTTTAACGAAGGAAGGAAATATTAGCGAAGGCGCAACAGAAAACATTTTTATCGTACGTGATAATCAAGTGCTTACTCCACCTGTTTCTGACGATATCCTTCCGGGCATTACGAGGGACACGGTATGTACAATTCTCAAGAATGAGTTTGGGATTATTGTTCAAGAGAAAAGCTTCACAAGAGTTGAGGTATATGAAGCGGACGAAGTGTTTTTTACAGGAACGGCTATTGGCATAAAGCCGGTAATTGAAGTGGATCGGCGGGTGATTAGGAACGGCCGTGTGGGCTCACTCACGAAACAGATTCAGGGTATTTATGATCAAATAGTGAGAGGAAAGATGAAAGAGTATCTGGATTACAGTTTCCCAGTTTACTAA
- a CDS encoding O-methyltransferase — protein sequence MSTQKTWTEVDDYFNSQLVQEKDAMNEVLKSNSEAGLPSIDVSAAQGKMLHVLAKIKGAKRILEVGTLGGYSSIWLASALPEDGRLVTLEASEKHAQAARKNIEHAGLKEKVEILLGPANETFPSLAETETDPFDFVFIDADKRNNPSYIKWAIDLSARGACIVVDNVVRHGEVVVKDSQDSDIEGIRDMFDILSNEPRIDSTAIQTVGSKGYDGFLLAVVK from the coding sequence ATGAGTACACAGAAAACTTGGACCGAGGTGGATGACTATTTTAATAGCCAGCTCGTTCAAGAGAAGGACGCGATGAACGAAGTTTTAAAATCTAATTCAGAAGCTGGTCTCCCTTCCATTGATGTCTCAGCAGCCCAAGGAAAAATGCTTCACGTGCTGGCTAAAATCAAAGGAGCTAAGCGGATTCTTGAGGTTGGAACTCTGGGTGGATACAGCAGCATTTGGCTGGCAAGTGCTCTTCCTGAAGATGGCCGACTTGTTACATTGGAAGCAAGTGAAAAACACGCTCAAGCAGCAAGAAAGAATATAGAACATGCTGGACTTAAGGAGAAAGTTGAGATCCTCCTCGGCCCAGCAAATGAAACTTTCCCCTCACTCGCAGAGACGGAAACTGATCCTTTTGACTTTGTATTCATTGATGCAGACAAAAGAAATAACCCTTCTTATATTAAGTGGGCGATAGATCTATCGGCGCGAGGGGCCTGTATTGTGGTAGACAATGTGGTCCGCCATGGAGAAGTCGTGGTAAAGGATAGCCAAGATTCGGACATTGAGGGTATTCGTGACATGTTTGATATTCTATCAAATGAACCACGTATTGATTCAACAGCGATTCAGACGGTAGGAAGCAAAGGATATGATGGATTTCTGCTGGCGGTCGTAAAATAA
- a CDS encoding LamB/YcsF family protein, whose amino-acid sequence MPIVDINCDMGESFGTYTKGRDEEILKYVTSANIACGFHAGDPSIMRKTVKLAAENNTGIGAHPGFPDLAGFGRRKMDVTPEEAYDLVVYQVGALNGFVKAEGQYLQHVKPHGALFNMAAQDRKLADAIAQAVYDVDPELILFGLAGSELVQAGRHAGLRTASEVFSDRTYQQDGSLTSRRDPNSLITDHQSAVKQVIRMIKENKVTSLQNVDVEIEPQTICIHGDEESAVEFAAYITKALKEADIELSKISSFL is encoded by the coding sequence ATGCCTATTGTAGATATTAATTGTGACATGGGAGAGAGCTTTGGTACTTATACAAAAGGCAGAGATGAGGAAATTCTAAAATATGTAACGTCTGCTAATATTGCCTGTGGTTTCCACGCTGGGGACCCATCCATCATGAGGAAAACGGTCAAGCTGGCTGCGGAAAATAATACAGGGATTGGAGCTCATCCCGGTTTTCCCGATTTAGCCGGGTTTGGACGCAGAAAGATGGATGTCACTCCTGAGGAAGCTTATGATCTTGTCGTTTATCAAGTGGGTGCATTGAACGGATTTGTAAAAGCAGAAGGACAGTATCTACAGCACGTTAAACCTCACGGAGCGTTGTTTAATATGGCCGCTCAAGATAGAAAGCTGGCTGATGCTATTGCCCAAGCCGTTTATGATGTAGATCCCGAACTTATTCTGTTTGGTCTTGCGGGAAGTGAGCTCGTTCAAGCCGGCCGCCACGCCGGACTGCGAACGGCAAGTGAAGTCTTTTCAGACCGTACCTATCAACAGGATGGCAGCCTTACCTCCAGAAGAGATCCCAATTCTTTAATTACCGATCATCAGTCAGCGGTAAAACAGGTTATCCGTATGATCAAAGAAAATAAAGTTACCAGTCTGCAGAATGTAGATGTTGAAATCGAACCGCAAACGATATGTATTCACGGTGATGAAGAATCTGCTGTAGAATTTGCAGCGTATATTACCAAAGCATTGAAAGAAGCCGACATTGAACTATCTAAAATCAGCAGCTTTCTCTGA
- a CDS encoding 5-oxoprolinase subunit C family protein, with protein sequence MLKVLKSGLLTTIQDLGRYGYQKYGVITSGAMDPEAHRIANLLVGNDQRTPTMEITLKGPVLEFQEDALIAVCGGNLSPMIDGETVGLWRPIYIKKGSELRFGNPKKGFRAYLAIAGGLDVASVMGSASTYLRAEIGGYQGRDLDKGDTINFGELSNASRKAFDQLKDMAGSQPYQAMDWFVATEFSAPIHGEPKLKVMEGREFHLFTDDSHSSFFEERFQIDSQSDRMGYRLQGSKLELKKQKDMISEAVTFGTIQVPPEGNPIILLADRQTTGGYPKIGQVATVDLPRIAQLKPGEQVSFEQISHKQAQHLLLERETQIQQLAQGIRFKYR encoded by the coding sequence ATGCTGAAAGTTCTAAAATCTGGTCTGCTGACTACCATTCAGGACCTGGGACGGTATGGATATCAGAAATATGGAGTCATTACGAGTGGAGCGATGGATCCAGAAGCCCATCGAATTGCTAATCTGCTTGTAGGAAACGACCAACGCACTCCTACAATGGAAATAACACTTAAAGGTCCTGTGCTCGAATTCCAGGAAGATGCACTGATAGCCGTCTGCGGCGGAAACCTCTCACCTATGATTGATGGAGAGACCGTTGGGCTATGGCGACCGATATATATCAAAAAAGGAAGTGAACTTAGATTTGGAAATCCCAAAAAAGGGTTCAGAGCTTATCTGGCTATCGCAGGAGGTTTAGATGTAGCTTCTGTAATGGGAAGTGCCTCCACTTACCTGAGAGCAGAAATCGGTGGTTATCAAGGCCGGGATCTGGATAAAGGAGATACCATCAACTTTGGCGAATTATCAAATGCTTCGCGAAAAGCCTTTGACCAACTCAAAGATATGGCAGGAAGTCAGCCTTATCAGGCTATGGACTGGTTCGTGGCTACTGAATTCAGCGCCCCTATTCACGGTGAGCCCAAACTTAAAGTAATGGAAGGCCGGGAGTTCCATCTATTTACCGACGATAGCCATTCTTCATTCTTTGAAGAAAGATTCCAAATTGATTCTCAATCAGACCGAATGGGCTACCGCCTTCAAGGTAGTAAATTAGAACTTAAGAAGCAAAAGGATATGATTTCAGAGGCCGTAACGTTTGGCACCATACAAGTTCCACCAGAAGGCAACCCGATTATTCTGCTTGCTGATCGCCAAACTACAGGAGGATATCCTAAGATTGGTCAAGTAGCCACCGTGGACCTCCCACGCATCGCCCAATTAAAACCCGGGGAGCAAGTGAGCTTCGAACAGATTAGTCATAAGCAAGCTCAGCATTTATTACTCGAGCGCGAAACACAAATTCAACAGCTGGCACAAGGAATTAGATTTAAATACCGTTAG
- the pxpB gene encoding 5-oxoprolinase subunit PxpB, producing the protein MNYHFQPLGDQAVVIDLGNEISQTIHEEVQSISKLLEEHQPEWMIEYIPAFTNITILYSPLFVYQQIKQTDTLPYDWVCDQLRQMLTQNKRDKVPEPRTIEIPICYGGKYGPDLSYVAEYTDLKEDEVINRHMNGNYIVYMIGFAPGFPYIGGMDETISTPRRDDPRLEIPAGSVGIAGSQTGVYPITTPGGWQLIGQTPLQLFQPEEDPPSLLQAGDKIKFTSISEKEYLAIKEGKSC; encoded by the coding sequence ATGAACTACCATTTTCAACCTCTTGGAGATCAGGCAGTTGTCATTGATTTAGGAAATGAGATTTCACAAACGATTCATGAAGAAGTGCAGTCGATATCAAAGTTATTAGAAGAACATCAACCAGAGTGGATGATTGAATACATACCAGCCTTTACCAATATAACCATTCTTTACAGTCCTCTATTTGTCTATCAGCAAATAAAGCAAACAGACACCCTTCCCTACGACTGGGTGTGTGACCAATTAAGACAAATGCTCACACAGAACAAGCGCGATAAAGTACCTGAACCTCGGACGATTGAAATACCTATATGTTATGGAGGGAAATACGGTCCCGATTTATCCTATGTAGCCGAGTACACGGACCTTAAAGAAGATGAAGTTATCAATAGACACATGAACGGAAATTATATTGTGTACATGATCGGGTTTGCTCCAGGCTTTCCTTATATTGGGGGAATGGACGAAACTATTTCCACTCCCAGAAGAGATGATCCAAGGCTTGAAATACCTGCAGGATCCGTAGGAATTGCCGGAAGCCAAACAGGAGTTTATCCGATTACCACACCGGGAGGGTGGCAATTAATTGGGCAGACTCCCCTGCAGTTATTTCAGCCTGAAGAAGACCCACCTTCTCTTTTGCAGGCAGGGGATAAAATTAAATTTACGTCCATCTCAGAAAAAGAGTACCTCGCAATTAAGGAGGGGAAATCATGCTGA
- a CDS encoding DUF2188 domain-containing protein, which translates to MDTPVKKKAIDIANAMLDEGYDEGRAIPIATEQAKEWYENATKDEINEAKQMGDDELQSRDQDDQQYESRPGLLDKGEHVVPHEDGWAVQAEDAKKPSNVYEKKEEAVSRAKEVAENKGTQVIIHKKDGSIQEKTDY; encoded by the coding sequence TTGGATACGCCAGTCAAAAAGAAGGCTATTGATATCGCAAATGCTATGCTCGATGAAGGATATGATGAAGGGAGGGCCATTCCTATTGCAACCGAACAGGCAAAGGAATGGTATGAGAATGCAACCAAAGATGAAATCAACGAAGCGAAGCAGATGGGCGATGATGAATTACAAAGCAGAGATCAGGACGATCAGCAGTATGAAAGCCGCCCTGGGTTATTAGATAAAGGAGAGCACGTGGTGCCTCATGAAGATGGTTGGGCTGTACAGGCAGAAGATGCAAAGAAACCATCCAATGTTTACGAAAAAAAAGAAGAAGCTGTTTCCCGTGCTAAAGAGGTAGCGGAGAACAAAGGAACTCAAGTGATTATCCATAAGAAGGATGGAAGCATCCAAGAAAAAACGGATTATTAA
- a CDS encoding DUF2188 domain-containing protein has product MADSKNQSEHVVAHEDGWAVKAEGADQPTKIYENKQDAINRAKEIAQNKGTSAIIHKQDGTIQNHYSYSE; this is encoded by the coding sequence ATGGCAGATAGTAAAAATCAATCCGAACATGTAGTAGCTCATGAAGATGGCTGGGCTGTGAAGGCAGAAGGTGCCGATCAACCAACGAAGATTTATGAAAATAAACAGGATGCGATTAACAGAGCAAAAGAAATTGCTCAGAATAAAGGTACAAGTGCAATCATCCATAAGCAGGATGGCACGATCCAGAATCATTATTCTTATTCTGAATAG
- a CDS encoding YwbE family protein, whose amino-acid sequence MNGQKRSDIKPGLEVDIVLKKDQRSGNVTRGIVKDLLTKSPSHPHGIKVRLEDGQVGRVKNIHT is encoded by the coding sequence ATGAACGGACAGAAGCGAAGTGATATTAAGCCTGGTTTAGAGGTAGATATCGTATTAAAGAAAGATCAGAGAAGTGGGAATGTGACTAGAGGGATCGTGAAAGATTTATTGACGAAGTCGCCCTCCCATCCCCATGGAATTAAAGTCCGCCTGGAAGATGGACAGGTCGGCCGTGTAAAGAATATTCATACTTAA
- a CDS encoding NADPH:quinone oxidoreductase family protein, with product MTTFQAYKIDKDGDTVKGRLEDLSTKDLPSSDVLIKVHYSSVNFKDGMVSQPDNALVKDYPIIPGIDLAGEVVRSRDDRFKEGDQVIATSYEIGVSHDGGFSQYANIPADWIVPLPDGLTLEESMIYGTAGFTAALSVYRLEQNGLTPDQGPVLVTGATGGVGSMAVAMLAKRGYIVHASTGSEEHTEYLKDLGADKVLSREDVYNGKIKALAKQQWAAAVDPVGGEPLASVLSKLQYNGAAAVSGLTAGVNVPTQVYPFILRGISLLGIDSVYCPMETRKKVWHRMANDLKTKEVFNRMKVVISLDEVEEKLHQILKGETRGRTIIKLQDDE from the coding sequence ATGACAACTTTTCAAGCCTATAAGATCGATAAAGACGGAGACACAGTAAAAGGAAGATTGGAAGATCTCTCAACCAAAGATCTTCCATCCAGTGATGTGTTAATTAAGGTCCACTACTCCAGCGTGAATTTCAAAGATGGCATGGTTTCTCAGCCTGATAACGCCCTTGTGAAAGATTACCCGATTATCCCTGGAATAGACCTGGCCGGTGAAGTAGTTCGCTCACGAGACGATCGGTTCAAGGAAGGCGATCAAGTCATTGCCACAAGTTATGAAATTGGAGTATCACATGATGGCGGGTTCAGCCAGTATGCCAACATACCTGCTGACTGGATAGTCCCTCTTCCCGACGGTCTAACACTTGAAGAGTCGATGATTTATGGTACGGCTGGTTTCACTGCTGCACTATCTGTCTATCGCCTTGAGCAAAATGGTCTTACTCCAGATCAGGGTCCGGTACTTGTTACAGGAGCGACCGGCGGAGTAGGAAGTATGGCCGTAGCAATGCTTGCTAAACGCGGATATATAGTGCATGCGAGTACGGGAAGTGAAGAACATACCGAATACTTAAAAGATCTGGGTGCTGATAAAGTACTTTCCAGAGAAGATGTTTATAATGGCAAAATCAAAGCGTTAGCGAAGCAGCAATGGGCTGCTGCTGTCGATCCCGTCGGCGGCGAACCTTTAGCTTCAGTTCTTAGCAAACTCCAGTACAATGGAGCAGCTGCAGTCAGCGGATTAACTGCGGGCGTTAATGTGCCTACACAAGTTTATCCTTTCATACTGCGGGGAATTAGTCTCCTTGGCATTGATTCCGTTTATTGTCCAATGGAAACTCGGAAAAAAGTATGGCATCGAATGGCGAACGACTTAAAAACCAAAGAAGTGTTTAATCGTATGAAAGTAGTTATTTCTTTGGATGAAGTTGAGGAAAAATTACATCAGATTCTTAAAGGTGAAACAAGAGGCCGTACAATAATTAAGTTGCAAGATGACGAATAG
- a CDS encoding sigma-54 interaction domain-containing protein yields the protein MNNHLTLITGTPETKLALHEQLEDILGEFIRITSYAVDEYVPEQLNDHLIIFSSYLVEEEASPNVSPSSTCMTARRTMNYQHIDRLFELEKGTSVLCVNDTRQMAEETIDTLKKIGMNHLSYSPYYPGKKIERNIETAVTPGEITFAPSSVKTIMDIGVRLIDITTLIEVLDHFELKQQLGGTISSRYTGKIIELSKKLADMNRQTELLNHHLQQVVDGVNDGVMAIDRHGKVTVFNPFIQEYSGLSSTHAIGRTLPQLFKDTKLLQFLTNPQEEGKYFTINGYNLMIYRVQWEESDNVIFIFKNTDETINMEKAARKQLLKTGYIAKHSFDHILGTSPSIQQTKKIARQLASTELPVLIQGESGTGKELFAHALHHHSARVYEPFLAVNFSALPEDLLESELFGYEEGSFTGAKKGGKKGLFEQADGGTIFLDEIGDISLKLQARLLRVIQEMEIRKIGGTKTIPINVRIIAATNKHLLDLIDKGEFREDLYHRLKVLFLTVPPLRERKADIPALVRQFLQENQIRDQQFDPALMNELIRYDWYGNIRELKNTISYLITVSEHPVITMADLPGEEFFQKPKVQSHSVSESVMDERLNHTVLNVVKDLNDSFTNASRKKIYENLDHSTLSLSEQQIRRVLDNLKARGYVTIKRGRSGTQITPEGLAFLSNS from the coding sequence ATGAATAATCATCTAACTCTGATAACAGGAACACCAGAAACTAAATTGGCTTTGCATGAACAACTTGAGGATATATTAGGGGAATTTATTCGAATTACAAGCTATGCCGTCGATGAGTATGTACCGGAGCAATTGAATGACCACCTTATCATTTTTTCCTCCTACTTGGTTGAAGAAGAAGCCTCTCCTAATGTCTCACCTTCATCTACATGTATGACGGCACGCAGGACGATGAATTACCAGCATATTGACCGTTTGTTTGAACTTGAAAAAGGAACTTCTGTTCTTTGTGTGAACGATACACGGCAAATGGCAGAAGAAACAATTGATACCCTGAAAAAAATAGGGATGAATCACCTGTCCTACTCTCCGTACTACCCTGGTAAAAAAATAGAAAGAAACATTGAAACGGCTGTTACTCCGGGAGAAATTACTTTCGCACCTTCCTCCGTTAAGACGATCATGGATATAGGGGTTCGATTAATTGATATCACTACCTTAATCGAGGTGCTGGACCATTTTGAACTGAAGCAGCAGCTGGGCGGTACAATTTCCAGCCGGTATACAGGTAAAATAATTGAACTCAGCAAAAAGCTCGCTGATATGAATCGACAGACCGAGTTGTTGAACCATCACCTTCAACAGGTGGTAGATGGAGTGAATGACGGAGTAATGGCTATTGACCGCCACGGGAAAGTAACGGTCTTTAACCCTTTTATTCAAGAATACAGCGGATTATCAAGTACTCATGCCATCGGTAGAACACTGCCCCAGTTATTCAAAGATACAAAACTGCTTCAATTTCTAACGAATCCCCAGGAGGAGGGCAAGTATTTTACGATCAATGGGTATAACCTGATGATCTACCGCGTGCAATGGGAGGAAAGTGACAATGTCATCTTCATTTTTAAAAATACGGATGAAACCATCAATATGGAGAAAGCTGCCCGTAAACAACTCCTGAAGACAGGATATATTGCTAAACATTCCTTCGATCATATTCTGGGAACCAGCCCTTCTATCCAGCAAACCAAAAAAATAGCCAGGCAATTAGCCAGTACCGAACTGCCCGTATTGATTCAAGGAGAAAGCGGCACGGGCAAAGAATTATTTGCTCACGCTCTTCACCACCATTCAGCGCGCGTCTATGAACCTTTTCTTGCCGTAAATTTCAGTGCTCTGCCGGAAGATCTACTTGAAAGTGAATTATTTGGATATGAAGAAGGCTCCTTCACTGGAGCGAAGAAAGGAGGAAAGAAAGGATTATTCGAACAGGCGGATGGAGGCACCATCTTTCTGGATGAGATTGGAGACATTAGCTTAAAACTGCAGGCAAGACTGCTGAGGGTTATCCAGGAGATGGAAATCAGGAAAATTGGCGGGACCAAAACGATCCCCATTAATGTAAGAATTATTGCTGCAACGAATAAACATTTATTGGACTTAATCGACAAGGGAGAATTCAGAGAGGATTTATATCACCGGCTGAAAGTGCTTTTTTTAACGGTCCCTCCTTTAAGGGAACGTAAAGCAGATATACCTGCGCTGGTAAGACAATTCTTACAGGAGAACCAAATACGAGATCAACAGTTTGATCCTGCTTTAATGAATGAATTGATCCGTTATGACTGGTACGGAAACATTCGAGAATTAAAGAATACGATCTCCTACCTAATTACTGTATCTGAACATCCCGTTATCACCATGGCAGACTTGCCAGGTGAGGAGTTCTTTCAGAAACCGAAGGTACAGTCTCACTCTGTCTCAGAAAGTGTTATGGATGAAAGGTTAAATCATACAGTTTTAAATGTAGTGAAGGACTTGAATGATTCTTTCACCAATGCCAGCCGGAAAAAAATCTATGAAAATCTTGATCACAGTACCCTTTCATTGTCAGAACAGCAGATCAGAAGAGTGCTTGATAACTTGAAAGCTCGTGGATATGTAACGATTAAACGCGGGCGCTCCGGAACCCAAATCACCCCCGAGGGCCTTGCCTTCTTATCAAATTCTTAA
- the yfcC gene encoding putative basic amino acid antiporter YfcC, with protein MDKKKKGFEMPHTYVIIFFVVLLAAVLTYLIPAGMFETKEVTYEHSGAEETQTVLIPGSFNVEEGASEGTSLFEPGGGAGLLNYVFEGLVSGDKWGSAVGVVAFILIIGGAFGIIMRTRAVEEGILSVIDRTKGKEVLIVPVMFFLFSLGGAVFGMGEEAIAFAMILVPLVVALGYDAITGIMITYVATQIGFGTSWMNPFGVAIAQGVSDVPVLSGTPFRFVMWLVFTAVGTFYTWKYASKIRKDPTQSLSYDSDQYFRDDFDHQDMTVKFRTGHMLVLLTVAAGIGWIIWGVIQHAYYIPEIASQFFTIGLVAGIIGVIFKLNNMKVNDIAEGFAQGAKDLLPAALVVGMAKGIIIILGGDDPTTASVLNTVLHSAGQLFEGVPEVISAWLMFLFQSIFNFFVVSGSGQAALTMPLMAPLADIAGVSRQVAVLAFQLGDGLTNIIVPTSAALMGTLGAARLDWGKWFTFIIKFQLIMFGLASAFIITAVLINFT; from the coding sequence ATGGATAAAAAGAAAAAAGGATTCGAAATGCCGCATACGTATGTGATTATCTTCTTTGTCGTATTATTGGCTGCGGTCCTTACGTATCTCATACCTGCGGGGATGTTCGAAACGAAGGAAGTTACGTATGAACATTCGGGTGCTGAAGAAACGCAGACGGTATTAATCCCTGGAAGCTTTAATGTGGAAGAAGGAGCAAGTGAAGGTACTAGTTTATTTGAACCCGGGGGAGGTGCTGGTTTATTAAACTATGTATTTGAAGGGCTGGTTTCTGGTGATAAGTGGGGCTCTGCGGTGGGAGTCGTTGCTTTTATACTAATTATCGGCGGTGCCTTTGGAATTATTATGAGAACACGTGCGGTTGAAGAAGGAATTCTATCCGTTATTGACCGGACGAAAGGAAAAGAAGTACTGATTGTTCCAGTGATGTTCTTTTTATTCTCCTTAGGTGGAGCTGTTTTCGGAATGGGAGAGGAAGCTATCGCTTTTGCCATGATTCTTGTGCCTCTGGTCGTCGCCTTAGGGTATGATGCGATCACCGGCATCATGATTACGTATGTAGCTACGCAGATTGGCTTTGGGACGTCCTGGATGAACCCTTTTGGAGTAGCTATTGCTCAAGGTGTTTCAGATGTACCTGTATTATCCGGTACTCCGTTTCGATTTGTAATGTGGCTGGTGTTTACAGCAGTCGGGACATTTTATACATGGAAATATGCAAGCAAAATTCGCAAAGATCCGACTCAATCATTATCCTACGATTCTGATCAATATTTCCGCGATGATTTTGATCACCAGGACATGACCGTTAAATTCAGAACAGGACACATGCTGGTACTGCTGACTGTTGCAGCGGGTATCGGATGGATTATTTGGGGAGTTATCCAGCACGCGTACTATATTCCTGAGATTGCCAGTCAGTTCTTTACGATTGGTCTTGTAGCTGGAATCATCGGGGTAATTTTTAAGTTGAATAATATGAAAGTCAATGATATTGCGGAAGGATTTGCCCAAGGAGCGAAAGACTTGCTTCCGGCTGCCCTGGTCGTTGGAATGGCCAAAGGAATTATCATCATTTTGGGCGGAGATGATCCAACCACAGCTTCTGTACTTAATACAGTTCTCCACTCAGCGGGACAGTTGTTTGAAGGGGTGCCGGAAGTTATTTCTGCTTGGCTTATGTTCCTTTTCCAATCCATTTTCAATTTCTTTGTGGTATCTGGTTCAGGGCAGGCTGCTCTAACTATGCCTCTAATGGCACCACTTGCCGACATTGCCGGTGTGAGCCGCCAAGTCGCGGTGCTTGCTTTCCAACTGGGAGACGGGTTAACGAACATCATTGTGCCAACATCTGCTGCTTTGATGGGGACACTTGGAGCTGCTCGACTGGATTGGGGAAAATGGTTCACGTTTATTATTAAGTTCCAATTAATCATGTTTGGTTTGGCAAGTGCGTTCATTATCACGGCTGTACTAATTAACTTCACTTAA